A genomic window from Desulfovibrio gilichinskyi includes:
- a CDS encoding AAA family ATPase yields MALPENMIKAVYIESVIPSYVGNPYIEALPPEMTFEQVKAGLIGKVKFDAQDIFVDGRLRAHMIPALLDDFFQPLSAHISLEQKLSIMIRRGYVGRNLSDGSRNKHMQNGYERILSGDMESFRFNHAISTASSLLLLGCSGSGKTTTLQRILSTYPTVIFHEKYNLTQVVYLKIDCPHDGSLKSLCIHFFRALDKVLHTDYETKYVKKRHSIETLLSLMSHVANQFSLGVLVIDEIQHLSIGRSGGVDMMLNFFVTLVNTIGLPVILVGTPKARPIFENDLRSARRSSGFGALLWEPMENPTPTIDPQTGVPSKTAWRAFTDVLWKYQWLQKRDEVLSDEVRECWYDLSQGVLDIVVKLFVLAQLRAISTRTERITPKLLEKVYEEEFKPVHPMLAALRSKDPERIAQYSDLTLPGIDKKMLELSSAIADVANRDDSPHVIYEGNEQAERLHTLLIGMGCEASRVIPLVKKVFVQSPELSVRELVPTVLDWYESGNYEPEKAKHKRATSVPKKDWNTLDSSDLRFTFSQVDGDGMYTQLKNESLIFDVDSWLQEVI; encoded by the coding sequence ATGGCACTCCCGGAAAATATGATTAAAGCAGTTTATATCGAGTCAGTTATTCCTAGCTATGTGGGTAATCCTTATATTGAAGCGTTGCCTCCTGAAATGACCTTTGAACAGGTTAAGGCAGGACTGATTGGCAAAGTTAAGTTTGATGCTCAAGATATTTTTGTTGATGGTCGTCTACGCGCCCATATGATCCCTGCGCTACTCGATGATTTTTTCCAACCTTTATCCGCACATATCAGTCTTGAGCAAAAGCTATCCATAATGATTAGACGTGGGTACGTTGGTAGGAATCTTAGTGACGGCTCCCGCAACAAGCACATGCAAAATGGTTATGAGAGGATTCTGAGTGGTGATATGGAATCTTTTAGATTCAATCATGCCATTTCAACTGCCTCCAGCCTTTTGCTATTAGGGTGTTCTGGAAGTGGAAAAACCACAACTCTCCAGCGCATTCTATCCACATATCCAACAGTAATTTTTCATGAAAAATATAATTTAACTCAAGTAGTATACTTGAAAATAGACTGTCCACATGATGGTAGTCTTAAAAGTTTGTGCATTCATTTCTTTCGAGCTTTAGATAAGGTATTACATACAGATTATGAGACAAAATATGTAAAGAAAAGACATAGTATTGAGACATTGCTCAGCCTTATGTCACATGTGGCCAACCAGTTTTCGTTGGGTGTTCTGGTAATTGATGAAATTCAGCATCTTAGCATAGGGAGGTCTGGCGGTGTAGACATGATGCTTAATTTCTTCGTTACATTGGTCAATACAATTGGTCTGCCTGTAATTTTAGTTGGAACTCCCAAGGCTAGACCCATTTTTGAGAATGATTTGCGCTCGGCTCGGAGGAGCTCAGGTTTTGGGGCCTTACTTTGGGAGCCTATGGAAAATCCAACGCCTACGATTGATCCTCAGACAGGAGTGCCTTCCAAGACTGCATGGAGAGCATTTACTGATGTTCTATGGAAGTACCAGTGGTTGCAGAAACGAGATGAGGTGCTAAGTGATGAGGTGCGAGAGTGCTGGTATGACTTGTCTCAGGGCGTTCTCGATATTGTAGTTAAGCTGTTTGTTCTGGCGCAACTCAGGGCAATTTCCACGAGAACAGAACGGATAACACCTAAACTCTTAGAAAAGGTTTACGAAGAGGAATTCAAGCCTGTTCACCCTATGCTGGCGGCTCTTCGGTCTAAAGATCCAGAAAGAATTGCACAATACTCGGACCTGACGTTACCCGGAATAGATAAAAAAATGCTTGAGCTCTCTTCAGCAATAGCTGACGTGGCAAATAGAGATGATTCCCCCCATGTCATTTATGAAGGGAATGAACAGGCAGAAAGGTTGCATACTCTACTTATCGGCATGGGGTGTGAGGCTTCACGGGTAATTCCCCTTGTGAAAAAGGTCTTTGTTCAGTCGCCAGAGCTCTCTGTGCGTGAGTTAGTGCCAACTGTTTTGGATTGGTACGAATCGGGTAATTATGAACCTGAAAAGGCAAAGCATAAAAGAGCAACGTCTGTTCCTAAGAAAGATTGGAATACATT